Proteins encoded in a region of the Excalfactoria chinensis isolate bCotChi1 chromosome 16, bCotChi1.hap2, whole genome shotgun sequence genome:
- the SLC35E4 gene encoding solute carrier family 35 member E4: MCPRCPGGDEAAMMATGGTRRPRRTDPGQPGERPPLRLVLTVAAWLGTGTALAGLNKWIFAAHGFRYPLLLSSLHMLAAVALGYPLGWVRGPPPPVRPRARIYLLSLTFCGSVALGNLGLSLVPLDAAQAVHATAPLATLLLSALLRGRRHHPLQYAAMGPVCAGAACSIAGGVRFHQPGGCVLLAATVLRALKSLQQSLLLQEGRLDAVSLLCLTALPSFCLLFGAAVALEVAPAWQGVLRYDGSLWGCVLLSCLGSVLYNLASFCVLSLTSALTIHLLGNITVVGNLLLSRLLFGSRLSALSYLGIALTLAGMFMYQQPQLIARRWALWLRHRSARHQ, encoded by the exons ATGTGCCCGCGGTGCCCCGGTGGCGATGAAGCAGCGATGATGGCCACCGGTGGGACCCGCCGGCCCCGCAGAACCGACCCCGGGCAGCCGGGGGAACGACCACCGCTGCGGCTGGTGCTCACCGTCGCGGCGTGGCTGGGCACCGGCACCGCTCTGGCCGGCCTCAACAAATGGATTTTCGCCGCGCACGGTTTTCGCTACccgctgctgctctcctccctgcacaTGCTGGCGGCCGTGGCGCTGGGCTATCCGCTGGGCTGGGTGCGAGGACCTCCGCCGCCCGTCCGGCCCCGCGCACGGATCTACCTGCTGAGCCTCACCTTCTGCGGCAGCGTGGCTCTGGGTAACCTGGGGCTGAGCCTGGTGCCGCTGGACGCGGCTCAGGCCGTGCACGCCACGGCCCCGCTGGCCACCCTGCTGCTGTCGGCGCTGCTGCGGGGCCGCCGGCACCACCCGCTGCAATACGCGGCCATGGGGCCCGTCTGCGCCGGAGCTGCGTGCAGCATCGCCGGAGGTGTCCGCTTCCACCAGCCCGGGGGCTGCGTCCTCCTGGCTGCCACCGTCCTGCGTGCCCTCAAGTCGCTGCAGCAGA gcctgctgctgcaggagggccGCCTGGACGCcgtgtccctgctgtgcctcaCCGCCCTGCCCAGCTTCTGCCTGCTCTTCGGGGCAGCCGTGGCACTGGAAGTGGCCCCGGCGTGGCAGGGCGTGCTGCGCTACGACGGCTCGCTCTGGGGCTGCgtgctgctcagctgcctggGCTCCGTCCTCTACAACCTGGCCAGCTTCTGCGTCCTGTCCCTCACCTCTGCCCTCACCATCCACCTCCTGGGCAACATCACGGTAGTTGGCAACCTCCTGCTCTCCCGCCTGCTCTTCGGCAGCCGCCTGAGTGCGCTCAGCTACCTGGGCATTGCGCTGACGCTGGCCGGGATGTTCATGtaccagcagccacagctgatCGCTCGGCGCTGGGCGCTGTGGCTGCGGCACCGATCAGCCCGACACCAGTAG